A single Phycisphaeraceae bacterium DNA region contains:
- a CDS encoding XdhC family protein: MSEAIQVMTAAVALAGRGVPFVIATVVRVQGSTPRNPGARMIWAPGVPDEELAAAAHVGLEGAVLGTVGGGQFEMLALDDARRYFRERRSGVERYVLGAEADQCCGGVMEVFFEYCGARRRVVLFGAGHVAAELAALLARAGGGGGVETVVVDDRPEWNTAERFPGARRVGAWDDGIRLAHERPAETLACVMTCSHDTDYQLLRRLLVEPPSFVGLIGSRSKRACLFGRLVASGLSDEVVQRVHCPIGVGDTGKEPAMVAISMAAQLLVEVKKMDRAPHRPVSGPSPSGTSLG, translated from the coding sequence GTGAGCGAAGCCATCCAGGTCATGACCGCGGCGGTCGCTCTCGCGGGGCGGGGGGTGCCGTTCGTGATCGCCACGGTGGTCAGGGTGCAGGGGAGCACGCCGCGGAACCCCGGGGCCAGGATGATCTGGGCGCCGGGTGTGCCGGATGAGGAGCTCGCCGCGGCGGCGCACGTGGGGCTGGAGGGCGCGGTGCTGGGGACGGTGGGTGGGGGGCAGTTCGAGATGCTGGCGCTGGACGATGCGCGGCGGTACTTCCGCGAGCGCAGGAGCGGGGTGGAGCGGTACGTGCTGGGGGCCGAGGCCGATCAGTGCTGCGGCGGCGTGATGGAGGTCTTCTTCGAGTACTGCGGGGCGAGACGCCGCGTCGTGCTGTTTGGCGCCGGGCATGTTGCTGCGGAGCTTGCGGCGCTGCTCGCGAGGGCCGGCGGCGGCGGGGGGGTTGAAACAGTGGTGGTGGACGATCGGCCCGAGTGGAACACCGCTGAGCGGTTCCCCGGGGCCCGGCGGGTCGGCGCGTGGGATGATGGAATCCGGCTCGCGCACGAGCGGCCCGCGGAGACGCTCGCGTGCGTCATGACCTGTTCGCACGACACCGACTACCAACTGCTCCGGCGGCTGCTCGTCGAACCGCCGTCGTTTGTCGGCCTGATCGGCAGCCGCAGCAAGCGGGCGTGCCTGTTCGGGCGTCTTGTGGCTTCGGGATTGAGCGACGAGGTTGTGCAGCGGGTGCATTGCCCGATCGGGGTTGGCGATACGGGCAAGGAGCCGGCCATGGTGGCAATCTCGATGGCGGCCCAGTTGCTTGTTGAAGTGAAAAAGATGGACCGCGCGCCGCATCGGCCGGTCAGCGGGCCTTCGCCGTCGGGCACGAGCCTGGGGTGA
- a CDS encoding NTP transferase domain-containing protein → MSGDVTRVPVLIVLAAGRGERMGGPKALMRVGPGRGGAEPWWKAQSRRIADAGFAPRQVIWVVSQTVADGIGDDPSGGGVERAVAVDSRAPMFASVIAGVREAGRAERGAFPSGVYVLPVDVPAPSARVFESLRAHEVGIPRYGSAHGHPVWLEWGFVERVLLPRADDAGARLDEIIRPFAVEVSTDDASVVTNLNTPRDVEDWASRS, encoded by the coding sequence TTGAGCGGAGACGTAACGAGGGTGCCGGTGCTGATCGTGCTCGCGGCGGGACGGGGCGAGCGGATGGGAGGGCCCAAGGCGCTCATGCGCGTGGGCCCGGGGCGTGGCGGGGCGGAGCCGTGGTGGAAGGCGCAGTCACGGCGGATCGCCGATGCGGGGTTTGCGCCCCGGCAGGTGATCTGGGTTGTTTCGCAGACGGTAGCGGATGGGATAGGCGATGATCCGAGTGGGGGGGGAGTGGAGCGGGCCGTGGCGGTTGATTCCCGGGCGCCAATGTTCGCCAGCGTCATCGCGGGAGTGCGCGAGGCGGGTCGCGCCGAACGAGGTGCTTTTCCGAGCGGGGTCTACGTGCTTCCGGTCGATGTGCCGGCGCCTTCCGCGCGGGTGTTCGAGTCGCTGCGGGCGCATGAGGTGGGGATCCCGAGGTACGGGTCGGCGCACGGCCACCCGGTGTGGCTGGAGTGGGGCTTTGTCGAGCGTGTTCTGCTGCCGCGGGCGGATGACGCGGGGGCAAGGCTTGACGAGATCATCCGGCCGTTCGCGGTCGAGGTGAGCACGGACGACGCATCGGTGGTGACAAACCTCAACACGCCGCGGGATGTGGAAGACTGGGCCTCGCGGTCATGA